The stretch of DNA ACAGCATTCCTGCACTGAAGACGATGAAGAAAAGTATCAGGGTAAGGTTGACGAGCATTACAGGAACCCCGAAATAGTCAACCATCCCGGGAAGAGCAGGAAGATAAAGATCTGTTGAGAGCGGAACGAATGCGGATAGGAGAACGATCAGGCCGATTGTTCCCTTCTCCCCGAGATACTTCTGGCAGATCTGTGGTTTATTCTCTTCCTGAAGTTCCGGTTTCATCCTCTGCGTCCCATGCCCGTTTGTCCTGTCAGGTTTGTTATAAATACGATATACAATTATCTAAAGAATCATTTATTGAAGATTGGTTCAATTCAGGCTATTTCATCAGGCCGATTCCAAAACGTATATAACATAATCCGCCTTACATATTAAGGCAACAATTCTTGCGCTGATATAGTGTAGGGGCCAATCATGCCGGCCTTTCACGCCGGCGACTGGGGTTCAAATCCCCATATCAGCATACAAATTTTAAGAAATAATTTCTCAGTCAAACTAAACCCCAGACGAAGATAATTGACCGTTATTTTTAGGATCAAATATCTTCTGTTTTAAAAAACGATTTTTCAGTCCCTTTCCTCTGCATCTCCACCCAGGCCTTTATATTACCATACAAATCCGTTTTATAGAAATCTTCCTCGTCATAGAGCTCTAAGCAAAGCCTTTCAAGATCCCCTAAAACGACTGTTCTGCCGTTTTTCTGCGGATAATTGATGTTTATTTCAGACAGGAGCACACACATCAAATCATGCCCGCGGCATATCTGCATAGGATGGTCGAAATATTCTTTCTTTTCAGAGATCTCCTCAGAAAATGCAGCCAGAAAGTCTTCAGATTTGGCAGGGTTGCGCCGGCAAATAAATTCCATCAGCTTTTTTTCATTGATACTCAGGGAAGAAGGCTCGGTAAATTCCAAAAAAATATTCTTCTTCTTGCAGTTGATATGTTTAAAAACCATATTGAGGCCATATTTTTCATTAATATACAGAGATAATCCGATCAGCCGCGAACACTCGATCAGGCGCCTTAAAATATTTCCGTCCCTTATTCCCTCATTTGTTTTTCTCTGGAAATTACCACCTGCAGAACCTCTCTCGTATCTATTCAAGACCCTTTCAATCACTTTCTCAGATATTATCATTGTCTCGATATCGTGAGAGTCGGTCATGAAGATATTTTCCGGATCGTTCCCGCTATTTTCATGGAAGAAAGAGAAATCCCTGTCAACAATTCCAATAAACGAATTCCTCTTCTCATCAGGGACTTCTCCGAGGAGATTGTCTATAATGCGAAATACGTTTTTTTTGGAATTTGCAAAACGTATTTCACAGGTCTCACGATTAAAAAAACGTGAATAAAACTCATAGTCATAAGGGCCTTCGGTTATGACAAATAATTTTTCCTTCAATGAAGGATAGTTTCTCTCCATTTTACGGATGGCACCACCAATTTCATCCGCATTCGCCCAGATCTCCTCCAGTCTGAATCTGCCTTTAGTATTACGAAACCGCATTCCGGCTTTACTCATCGACCCCTTCCCCTGAGAGATCTACTGTACAATCCCAGTTTGTGTGTATAAGTTGTGGCGAATGGGTAGCTATGAGAAAACCGGAGCCGGTGATACTTGTAATCTTCCTGATGAATTCAAGATAAAGCCTCTGCCATACGATATGCAGTGAGATTTCAGGCTCGTCAACAAGTACAAGAGTCCCCGGATCTGTCGAAAATATGAGATCATAATACATCACCAGCTGGTTCTGCTCCCCGGAAGAAAGTTTTTCAGGCGCAACTGGTTCATTATCAGCCACCATGAAATTAAATCCCTTATCTGCCCGAATTTCGAATGAAAGATTAAGGAAAAGCGAATTAATTATCATTATTAACAGATCGATCTTTCTTTCAAGATCTCCGAATATCAGGCATTTCTTCTCAATATCCTCAGCATAGAGCTGAAGTGCTGCAAGTATCCCTGTATCCCCTTCAATATCCTCTCCGGTTATAAAGTTGTCCTGCCATTCTCCCGGCTCATACGACAGGAATCCAACTTCCCTGAGTTTCTTCTGCTCCAGTCTAATCTTTGACAATTTTTCAATAATCTGTTGCGCCCCAGGAAGAACGCCATTATCCAATTCCTGGCAGAGATCCATGAACCGTTCAGGATATGTCGAATCAAGTTCCTGTGCACTTGCAGCATAATCATTCAGCATTGCCTGGATGCGCATCCTGATATCATCGGAATAGTTGAGAACCGTAAGTTCATAGCTCCGCCTGATCCCCCCTGCATGACTTGCCAGAAGATCTCCCTCCCTAAGTATATCCGATTCGGCATTTTGCCAGAGTCTCTGTGCAGATATAAGTTTTACAGGAACGGGTGGAATAATCCTGCTAAGCTCCCATGAGGTTTCCGCTTCATCAAAATTGTCAGGATTGACAGTATACTCAAGAACACTGTTGCCGGATTTCTCCAGCCTGAAATTCAATGACCATAAATCACCTACAGGAAGCTTTTTACCCTGCAATTCTCCTAAACACTTCTCAATAATAAGAGTGGTCATTTTTTCCGGTTCTGATACGGTTCCTGTGATACCGAACAGGATCTTCAGGGCTTTAAAGGGGATGTCCCTGATTTCACCGAGATTTCCGACAAAGACCGCCCGTAACAGTCTTAAAATTGTCGTCTTTCCATAACCGTTGGGGGCGGTGATTATCGATATATTCCCGGGATTTTCCAGCGGAATTCTATAATCAAACTTTCCGAAGAGACCGAAGATCTCTATCTCCAGGGGTTTTATCCTGTTAAAGCGTAAAGGCATGTCTCTTGTAATCGCATCTGTCAGCCTCCCGAGCATCTCCTCGATGCTCTCCGAATCAGAGAGCGGGTATTCGACCCATTTATCAGCAAAAACCTTTGAGATTACATTAACGTATTCAGAATGAAGCTTGTCGCTTCCGAGAAATATCACCCTTTCATAATTCAACAGACCATCTGATTCTGCATTTATCTCTATTGTATCGTATTCAATTCCCGATCCGGCGAATGTATCTCCTTCATAATTTTTGATCTCCTCATGCGGAAGGACAAAACCGTACCTTGGCGATAGAATCACCCTGTCATCAGGATAGAACTTTTTTGAGTACTCACGGCACCTCTCTGCAAATCTGCCTGTGAATGCATATTCAGCCTTAACTTGCCGGGTCAAATCCAGGTTCCTGTCACGATCCCAAATTTTCTCCTCACCGGCAGGAGTTATCACCAGGGTTTTTAATGCCATTTATCTAAAATAAGGGACTCTATAGAAATTAATGTAGCGAACGGGATGATCTAAGTTTAATTAAAGCCGCGAAATAATCGTCTTCGCCGCAAGAAAACCCGTCGAAAATGCCGCCTGCAAATTATATCCCCCCGTATCTCCGTCGATATCAAGTATTTCACCTACGAAGAACAATCCGGGAACAATCTTCGACTCCATCGTTTTCGGATTAATTCCCTCAAGTGCAACCCCGCCACGGGTGACCATCGCCTCGTCGAATTTGCCAAGTTCACGAACTTCAAACGGATATTCGGTCAGGCTCTTTATCAAAACGTTTCTCTCCTTTTTTGGAAGATGAGCACAGGTAAGATCAGGTGAAATCCCTGATATTTCGATAATCTCTCTGGCAAATCTCTCCGGGAGAGAATATTCCGAAAGGATCGTCCGGACCAGTTTTGTTCCTCCCAAATCCGTCTTTTGCGTGAAATCCTTCCTGAACTCTTCAGGATTCATACCGGTCATGAATGAGATCTTCAGGACATCAACAGGAAGAATATTCCTGGAAAAATCCAGGATTCCCGGCCCGGACAGCCCCTTATGAGTCAGAAGGATGTCACCGGTGTGATCGGCGATCTTTTTATTATCCCGGAAAAGGGATATCCGGGCATTGTTAAATGATATCCCGGACAACGAACCGAACGGGTAGCTGCTGGGATAAACGGGTGCAAGAGCAGGTGCAATTTCGGTTACAGTCTGGCTGAGACTTTCTGCGATTTTGTACCCGTCGCCGGATGAGCCGGTCTGGGGATATGAGGCCCCCCCGGTAGAAACAACCAGATTTTTGGAATAATATTTTGCCAGAGTTGTTTCAATATTAAAACCAGTCTCTTCATTTTTTACTGATAAAACCGGCTCGCCGCACCTGATCGAAACCCCCCTCACTTCACATTCACGTAAAAGAACGGAGAGAATATCCGACGCTTTCTTTGTAGAAGGAAAAATCTTTCCGTTCTTATCCGTTTCAAACGAAACACCCCGCTTTACAAAAAAATCCACGAGGTCTTTATTGGTAAAATTCATCAGTGCAGGACGGAGAAACCTTCCGGTATTATTATAGTGAGACAAAAATTCGGATATTTCACCTTCGTGCGTGAGATTGCACTGCCCGGAACCGGTGATCAGCAGTTTTCTCCCGCAGGACGTCTTTTTTTCCAGGATCAGGACCTTTTTTCCCTCTCCCGCAGAATGGATCGCACAGAAAAGTCCTGCAGGCCCTCCGCCGACAATAATAACATCGAATTTCATCAGTTCCTTAGATATAAGAAAATAATCCATTAAACATTAACTCAGGAAGGAATTTACAATTTGTTGTAATACCGTCCGAAAAAGGCAGAAGTGATCAAAGCCCGAGTCAGCTTAAATAGTGCAGGCGTTGAAGAGACAATAATGGGAGAAAATAATATTGCTGTACCTGTAATATGCATCCTTCTTGTTTTCTGCATCTTCTTCTCCGGCTGCACGGAACAGGAATCCGTCAATACAACAAAATCAGCAAATGCACTCCGGGCTGAAGAACAGGGTGTCGCCGCTGAAAACGTGATCGACGCGAACAATATGTTCGCATTCGACATATACAGGCAAATCGCGGCTGAACAAACGGAAGATGAAAACATCTTCCTCTCCCCCTTCAGCATTTCATCGGTGTTTGCTCCCGTATATGAAGGAGCAAGGGGGGATACGGCAGATGAGATCGGGTCCGTCTTCCACTTCCCTGAAAACACCGGTACGCTAAGGGAAGACTACCGGGAGATCAATGAAAAAATAAATACAGGTGATCCCGACTACGAGCTCAGTATTGCAAACGCACTCTGGGCCGAGAATACATATCCCTTCCTTGAAAGCTACATCAATATCACAAAGGAATACTATTCAGCGAACACCACCACCCTCGACTTCAAAAATCATCCCGAAGAAACACGGCTGACGATCAACAACTGGGCAATGGAAAAGACAAAAGACAGGATTCAGGAACTCGTGCCTGCAGGTATGATAGACATTTATACAAGACTTGTTGTTACAAATGCAATCTTCTTCAAAGGCATATGGGCCAAAAAGTTCGATGAAAACAACACCCTTGAAGCGAATTTTACGACCGCATCAGGAGAGATTGTAAAAGTCCCGATGATGCAGAAAACGGCAGCATACGATTATGCCGAAACCGATGAACTCCAGGCAGTCAAACTGCCGTACGAGAATGAAACAGGAAATAAGCTGTCGATGATCGTCATTCTCCCGAAGGAAAACGAACTGCATTCAGTCGAGGAGACTCTCTATTTTAAAAAGATCAGGGAGGTCGAAGATTCGATGGGATCAGAAACCGTCAGGCTGTCTTTACCAAAATTCAGGTTTGAAACAGATTATATGTTTTCCGGCATCCTGAAAAAAATGGGTGTCGTAACCGCTTTTTCAGACGAGGACGCTGATTTTTCCGGTATGGACGGGACAGGAGGATTATATATCCGTGAAGTTATTCACAAGGCATTTGTAGAGGTGAACGAAGAAGGAACCGAAGCGGCGGCGGCAACGGCAGTTGTAGTACAAACTATTGCTCCTCCGCCGGGATACAGCTTGCCTGTCTATACCTTCAGGGCCGATCACCCGTTCATCTTCCTGATAGAGGATGACGAAACAGGTAATATTCTCTTTATCGGCAGGGTCTCAAATCCCTTAGAAAACTAACCATATTTTTTTCATATAACCGTGAATAACTGCGAAAAAAATCGAAGTCAACGCCAGATTAAATAAAAATCAGAATAAAAGGACAGTTATGAATATCAAATCTATCGTACCTTTTGCTGTTGTCATGCTGGCATGCCTCTTCTGTGTTTTTGCAGGATGTACGGGAACACCCGGTTCTGACGGGACGGAGACGGCGACACCAACACCCACGCAGAGCGTATCACATACAGGCTCTGCCGTAGAGAGCGTTGTTGACGCAAACAACATGTTCGCATTCGAGATATATAAGCAGCTCTCCGGTGAGAACAGCAAAGACGACAACCTCTTCCTGTCGCCGTTCAGCATATCGTCGGCACTTGCCCTGACATATGAAGGCGCGAAGGGAGAGACGGCAGACCAGATAAAGTCCGTCTTCTACTTCCCTGACAACATTGAGACCTTAAGAAGCGGCTACCAGGAAGTAAATGCCGGAATAAACGCAGGAGATCCCGAATACGATCTCGAAGTCGCAAACGCACTCTGGGCCGAAGAGACCTACCCGTTCCT from Methanolacinia petrolearia DSM 11571 encodes:
- a CDS encoding BaiN/RdsA family NAD(P)/FAD-dependent oxidoreductase, which encodes MDYFLISKELMKFDVIIVGGGPAGLFCAIHSAGEGKKVLILEKKTSCGRKLLITGSGQCNLTHEGEISEFLSHYNNTGRFLRPALMNFTNKDLVDFFVKRGVSFETDKNGKIFPSTKKASDILSVLLRECEVRGVSIRCGEPVLSVKNEETGFNIETTLAKYYSKNLVVSTGGASYPQTGSSGDGYKIAESLSQTVTEIAPALAPVYPSSYPFGSLSGISFNNARISLFRDNKKIADHTGDILLTHKGLSGPGILDFSRNILPVDVLKISFMTGMNPEEFRKDFTQKTDLGGTKLVRTILSEYSLPERFAREIIEISGISPDLTCAHLPKKERNVLIKSLTEYPFEVRELGKFDEAMVTRGGVALEGINPKTMESKIVPGLFFVGEILDIDGDTGGYNLQAAFSTGFLAAKTIISRL
- a CDS encoding AAA family ATPase, with translation MALKTLVITPAGEEKIWDRDRNLDLTRQVKAEYAFTGRFAERCREYSKKFYPDDRVILSPRYGFVLPHEEIKNYEGDTFAGSGIEYDTIEINAESDGLLNYERVIFLGSDKLHSEYVNVISKVFADKWVEYPLSDSESIEEMLGRLTDAITRDMPLRFNRIKPLEIEIFGLFGKFDYRIPLENPGNISIITAPNGYGKTTILRLLRAVFVGNLGEIRDIPFKALKILFGITGTVSEPEKMTTLIIEKCLGELQGKKLPVGDLWSLNFRLEKSGNSVLEYTVNPDNFDEAETSWELSRIIPPVPVKLISAQRLWQNAESDILREGDLLASHAGGIRRSYELTVLNYSDDIRMRIQAMLNDYAASAQELDSTYPERFMDLCQELDNGVLPGAQQIIEKLSKIRLEQKKLREVGFLSYEPGEWQDNFITGEDIEGDTGILAALQLYAEDIEKKCLIFGDLERKIDLLIMIINSLFLNLSFEIRADKGFNFMVADNEPVAPEKLSSGEQNQLVMYYDLIFSTDPGTLVLVDEPEISLHIVWQRLYLEFIRKITSITGSGFLIATHSPQLIHTNWDCTVDLSGEGVDE
- a CDS encoding serpin family protein, yielding MGENNIAVPVICILLVFCIFFSGCTEQESVNTTKSANALRAEEQGVAAENVIDANNMFAFDIYRQIAAEQTEDENIFLSPFSISSVFAPVYEGARGDTADEIGSVFHFPENTGTLREDYREINEKINTGDPDYELSIANALWAENTYPFLESYINITKEYYSANTTTLDFKNHPEETRLTINNWAMEKTKDRIQELVPAGMIDIYTRLVVTNAIFFKGIWAKKFDENNTLEANFTTASGEIVKVPMMQKTAAYDYAETDELQAVKLPYENETGNKLSMIVILPKENELHSVEETLYFKKIREVEDSMGSETVRLSLPKFRFETDYMFSGILKKMGVVTAFSDEDADFSGMDGTGGLYIREVIHKAFVEVNEEGTEAAAATAVVVQTIAPPPGYSLPVYTFRADHPFIFLIEDDETGNILFIGRVSNPLEN